The following proteins are encoded in a genomic region of Candidatus Binatus sp.:
- a CDS encoding NUDIX hydrolase — translation MAHKWKTLSTDAVYKTPVFDLHRRRSGHPHRGERDFFILHAPNWVNIIPMTAAGEVVMIRQWRHGISEFTLEVPGGMVDPEDLTPMHAARREMIEETGFDADNIIELGKVHPNPAIQGNVCYSFLAEDLRNVGQPESLGAEETEVALIPMSDIPGLIASAGIMHALTIAAFSFLHVYNPLSTRRLLLK, via the coding sequence TTGGCGCACAAGTGGAAAACGCTTAGTACGGATGCGGTGTACAAGACGCCGGTGTTCGATTTGCATCGCCGGCGCTCCGGGCATCCGCATCGCGGCGAGCGCGATTTCTTCATTCTCCACGCGCCCAACTGGGTGAATATCATTCCGATGACGGCGGCGGGCGAAGTCGTGATGATCCGGCAGTGGCGCCACGGTATCTCGGAGTTCACCCTCGAAGTGCCGGGCGGGATGGTCGATCCCGAGGACCTGACGCCGATGCACGCGGCGCGGCGCGAGATGATCGAAGAGACCGGCTTCGACGCCGACAATATAATCGAGCTCGGCAAGGTGCACCCGAATCCAGCGATCCAGGGCAACGTGTGCTACTCGTTCCTGGCCGAGGATTTACGCAACGTCGGGCAGCCGGAATCGCTCGGGGCCGAGGAAACGGAAGTCGCGCTGATTCCGATGAGCGACATTCCGGGGCTGATCGCGTCGGCGGGAATCATGCACGCGCTGACGATCGCGGCGTTCTCATTCCTGCACGTTTACAATCCGCTCTCGACCCGCCGTCTGCTGCTGAAGTAA
- a CDS encoding CoA-binding protein: MEFSNPPDSEIRSILANPATVAVVGCSDNPARDSLRIAKLLKRRGFKVIPVNPQLGADALKGELGETCYPDLASIPEPVQMVDVFRRSEFVPEVAEQAIAKGAKILWCQLDVIHPAAARRAQEAGLTVVMDRCPAIEYARLF; the protein is encoded by the coding sequence ATGGAATTCAGCAATCCACCCGATTCGGAAATCCGCAGCATCCTGGCAAATCCGGCCACGGTCGCGGTGGTAGGATGCTCCGACAATCCGGCGCGCGATTCATTGCGCATCGCAAAGCTGCTGAAGCGCCGCGGCTTCAAGGTGATACCGGTTAATCCGCAACTCGGAGCCGACGCGCTCAAAGGCGAACTCGGGGAAACCTGCTATCCCGATCTGGCGTCGATACCCGAGCCGGTGCAGATGGTCGATGTGTTTCGACGATCGGAATTTGTGCCGGAGGTCGCCGAGCAGGCGATCGCGAAGGGCGCAAAGATTCTCTGGTGCCAGCTCGACGTGATTCATCCGGCGGCGGCGCGCCGCGCACAGGAGGCAGGACTCACGGTGGTGATGGATCGATGCCCGGCCATCGAGTACGCGCGGCTGTTCTGA
- a CDS encoding SDR family oxidoreductase produces the protein MALLEGKVAAITGAGRGIGREEALLLAKHGAKVVINDLGGHFDGTGQSRSPAEDVVKEIRSAGGEAVANFESVTDFKSAKRIIDCAIDNFGKLNIVVNNAGILRDRMIFNMSEEDWDAVVGVHLRGSFNVARHACSYWREQHKAGNVLNGRLINTSSDSGLLGNAGQSNYGSAKAAVASMAIIVDREMSRYGVTANAIAPVARTRLTVDATPQTAAGMGQVKQGEWDPFTPAHVAPLVAWLSSDDAKDVHGEVFRVGMGNVWLMKGWHTGGKISKKGSMWEPAELGAKLKEELAKGVTKKESMGEVMGGNV, from the coding sequence ATGGCACTACTTGAGGGAAAGGTTGCGGCAATCACCGGCGCCGGCCGGGGTATCGGACGAGAAGAGGCGCTGCTGCTCGCGAAGCACGGCGCCAAGGTCGTGATCAACGATCTCGGCGGGCATTTCGACGGTACCGGACAATCGCGCTCGCCGGCGGAAGACGTGGTCAAGGAGATTCGTTCGGCCGGCGGCGAGGCGGTCGCGAATTTCGAGAGCGTGACGGATTTCAAGTCCGCCAAGCGCATCATCGATTGCGCGATCGACAACTTCGGCAAGCTGAATATCGTGGTGAACAACGCGGGCATCCTGCGCGACCGCATGATCTTCAACATGAGCGAAGAAGATTGGGACGCGGTGGTCGGGGTCCATCTGAGGGGCAGCTTCAACGTCGCGCGCCACGCGTGCTCCTACTGGCGCGAACAGCACAAAGCCGGCAACGTCCTGAACGGCCGGCTGATTAACACCAGCTCCGACTCGGGCCTCCTCGGCAACGCGGGCCAGAGCAATTACGGGTCGGCGAAGGCGGCGGTGGCGTCGATGGCGATTATCGTCGATCGCGAGATGAGCCGTTATGGCGTGACGGCCAACGCGATCGCGCCGGTCGCGCGCACGCGGCTCACCGTCGATGCGACCCCGCAAACCGCGGCTGGGATGGGCCAGGTGAAGCAGGGCGAATGGGATCCGTTCACGCCCGCTCACGTCGCGCCGCTGGTGGCGTGGCTCTCGAGCGACGATGCGAAGGACGTCCACGGCGAGGTGTTCCGCGTCGGGATGGGCAACGTGTGGCTGATGAAGGGATGGCATACCGGCGGCAAGATTTCGAAGAAGGGCTCGATGTGGGAGCCGGCGGAACTCGGCGCGAAGCTGAAGGAAGAACTCGCCAAGGGCGTCACCAAGAAAGAGAGCATGGGCGAGGTGATGGGCGGGAACGTCTAA
- a CDS encoding MotA/TolQ/ExbB proton channel family protein: protein MQSNFGVLGMIQQGYYATYPLLFISVVCLAIIFERIWALWGVGPKTAKLADALIPQLRQGKFNEALQATQARGTAAERIFHTLISGAQTMDRDHLLELDDERRYQEGLEFKRYIWVLATAGASAPFIGLFGTVVGILVAFQSMAIMGTGGFSVVAAGISEALIATALGLAVAIVAVIFYNYFSVKVENISAVQHINDDRLIDAALQGRQTRGN from the coding sequence ATGCAAAGCAATTTTGGTGTTCTGGGCATGATTCAGCAGGGCTATTACGCAACCTATCCCTTGCTGTTCATTTCGGTCGTGTGCCTCGCGATCATTTTCGAGCGTATCTGGGCGCTGTGGGGCGTCGGACCCAAGACTGCGAAACTCGCCGACGCGCTCATTCCGCAACTCCGCCAGGGCAAGTTCAACGAGGCGCTGCAGGCCACCCAGGCTCGCGGCACCGCCGCCGAGCGGATCTTTCACACCCTGATCTCAGGCGCGCAGACGATGGACCGCGATCATCTGCTCGAGCTCGATGACGAACGCCGCTATCAGGAAGGCCTCGAGTTCAAGCGCTACATCTGGGTGCTTGCGACCGCGGGCGCATCGGCCCCGTTCATCGGACTGTTCGGCACGGTCGTCGGTATTCTTGTGGCGTTCCAGTCGATGGCGATCATGGGCACCGGTGGTTTCTCGGTCGTCGCCGCCGGTATCTCGGAAGCATTGATCGCGACGGCGCTCGGCCTCGCGGTCGCGATCGTCGCGGTTATTTTCTACAACTACTTTTCAGTCAAAGTCGAAAACATCAGCGCCGTCCAGCACATCAATGACGACCGGCTGATCGACGCGGCGCTCCAGGGGAGACAGACTCGTGGCAATTAG
- a CDS encoding biopolymer transporter ExbD, with translation MAISGPHQGGGGGVFADINITPLTDIFLVLLIIFMVTTSVTIESAAHVDLPNATNTNPENKGVIITYSAQHELFVNSKDVPERELLPTLRDALGQGDAKVVVFQGDRKVLLGDMVRILNISKAAGATQIAIAAKRATGAQMANQASSGS, from the coding sequence GTGGCAATTAGCGGACCGCATCAGGGCGGTGGTGGTGGCGTTTTCGCCGACATCAATATCACGCCGCTGACGGATATCTTCCTCGTCTTGCTGATCATCTTCATGGTGACCACATCGGTCACTATCGAGTCGGCGGCACACGTCGATTTGCCGAACGCGACCAACACCAATCCCGAGAACAAGGGCGTGATCATCACTTACAGCGCGCAGCATGAGCTGTTCGTGAACTCGAAGGACGTTCCCGAGCGCGAACTGTTGCCGACCTTGCGGGACGCGCTGGGCCAGGGGGACGCGAAAGTCGTGGTGTTCCAGGGCGATCGCAAGGTGCTGCTGGGCGACATGGTGCGCATCCTGAACATCTCCAAGGCCGCCGGCGCCACCCAGATCGCGATCGCCGCCAAACGGGCCACTGGCGCTCAAATGGCCAACCAGGCCTCGAGTGGATCGTGA
- a CDS encoding biopolymer transporter ExbD, with protein MAMMKKAKGGGAVFADINITPLTDIFLVLLIIFMVTTAVTIESAAHVDLPKAEAPTTDIKPKGIVVTYTSDHTIMVNDKGVTEAELVPTLHTALQNSTDKIVVFQGDPKVILGDMVRILDLAKSAGAEAIAIAVSQLPPGGGGGAPSGGA; from the coding sequence ATGGCAATGATGAAAAAGGCGAAGGGTGGCGGAGCGGTGTTCGCCGATATCAATATCACCCCTCTGACCGACATTTTCCTCGTGCTGTTGATCATCTTCATGGTGACCACGGCCGTCACGATCGAATCCGCCGCCCACGTCGATCTGCCCAAGGCCGAAGCGCCGACCACCGACATCAAGCCCAAAGGCATCGTCGTCACCTACACCTCGGACCACACGATCATGGTGAACGACAAGGGCGTCACGGAAGCGGAATTGGTTCCAACGCTGCACACCGCACTGCAGAACTCGACCGATAAAATAGTAGTGTTCCAGGGCGACCCAAAGGTTATACTGGGAGACATGGTGCGGATTCTCGATCTCGCCAAATCGGCGGGCGCCGAGGCGATCGCAATCGCGGTGTCTCAGTTGCCTCCCGGTGGCGGCGGCGGAGCCCCCAGTGGCGGAGCGTGA